The following coding sequences are from one Legionellales bacterium window:
- a CDS encoding oligopeptide:H+ symporter, with protein sequence MVNKHSIVNALLILGNFWITFAYYGIQTVLVLYLNHVFHFSNQDSILLYGAYVAIIYTMPILGGIAADQVLGIKMALLLGLGLTVLGNIIMLSYHYYCFTLGLTLFIVGMGFFKSSSSRLLGILQELKVAKANKELTYTILYLTINVGGSLSPLLYSLAIYYHDWNICFLMNGIGLLITLIALLPFLHFIKLNEPIFAFSRKVSFLGLIGLLIFFLSVLLNTLWLITPIILLLFLLALIYLGWIVFQHYQQERKHIVAILILCFLGMIYYTAAFQIGITITLFISNKIQTGIIHTKLSANAFSALYCAFVIFSAPLLNYLWKYYEKRQCPISIIHKFNFGLICASLGIFCFALAASLPYVISFILFGIFLLGMGELAITPIMLATISDIAPKNVTSIMMGAWYLFMAFGGYLSSLLANGSHLVINHFHLETHYYANSFLLIASFITLITLVAFGFNKKITHLIE encoded by the coding sequence ATGGTAAACAAACATAGCATCGTCAATGCCTTGTTAATCCTAGGTAATTTTTGGATTACTTTTGCCTACTACGGTATTCAAACCGTGCTGGTTCTATATCTCAATCACGTATTTCATTTTTCAAATCAGGACAGCATTTTATTATACGGTGCCTATGTCGCTATCATTTACACCATGCCTATTCTCGGCGGAATTGCCGCCGATCAAGTGTTGGGAATTAAAATGGCATTGCTGTTGGGGCTTGGTTTAACTGTGCTTGGCAATATCATTATGCTCTCGTATCATTATTACTGCTTCACCTTGGGCTTAACACTTTTTATTGTTGGCATGGGTTTTTTTAAAAGCAGTTCTTCACGATTATTAGGAATATTACAAGAGTTAAAAGTTGCCAAAGCAAATAAAGAACTAACTTACACTATCTTATATCTCACCATTAATGTTGGAGGTTCATTAAGCCCGCTACTCTATAGCTTGGCTATTTATTACCACGATTGGAATATCTGTTTTTTAATGAATGGTATTGGTTTATTAATAACACTTATAGCTCTATTGCCTTTCTTACACTTTATTAAATTAAATGAACCCATTTTTGCTTTCTCGCGAAAAGTATCTTTTCTCGGGTTAATTGGCTTGCTCATTTTTTTCTTAAGCGTTTTATTGAATACCCTTTGGCTTATTACTCCCATTATCTTACTATTATTTTTGCTAGCGCTGATCTATTTAGGCTGGATAGTTTTTCAACATTATCAGCAAGAGCGGAAACATATTGTTGCAATATTAATTTTATGTTTTTTAGGTATGATTTATTACACGGCGGCTTTTCAAATTGGCATCACCATTACCTTATTTATTAGTAACAAAATTCAAACGGGGATCATTCACACTAAATTATCCGCCAATGCCTTTAGCGCTCTCTATTGCGCCTTTGTTATTTTTTCTGCACCTTTATTAAATTATCTGTGGAAATATTACGAAAAACGTCAATGCCCTATTTCTATTATCCATAAATTTAATTTTGGTTTAATCTGTGCAAGTTTAGGCATTTTTTGTTTCGCACTTGCCGCTTCCCTGCCCTATGTAATTAGCTTTATTTTATTCGGCATCTTTTTGCTGGGCATGGGAGAACTCGCGATTACTCCTATCATGCTCGCTACCATTAGTGATATTGCCCCCAAAAATGTTACTAGCATTATGATGGGAGCGTGGTATTTATTTATGGCATTTGGTGGATATTTAAGTAGTTTATTGGCCAATGGTTCACATTTAGTGATCAATCATTTCCATTTAGAAACGCATTATTATGCCAATTCATTTTTGCTCATCGCCAGCTTTATTACATTAATTACACTGGTAGCCTTTGGATTTAATAAAAAAATCACGCATTTGATTGAATAA